A portion of the candidate division TA06 bacterium genome contains these proteins:
- the gatE gene encoding Glu-tRNA(Gln) amidotransferase subunit GatE, with product MSSKLNPQDNYRATLASTGYVPIREATQATYDAIGFMSGLEVHQQLLTDQKLFCRCPAGRFQKSDDYDAEIVRHMRPTLSELGEYDGTALMEFRTRKNIVYRIKSPTACTYEVDDTPPFPLNRQALEIAIEIALLSKLNLVGEVHIARKQYLDGSIPTGFQRTAIIGVEGSIPLKHKKVRLIQLSLEEDSCREVSDIGHLRIYRTDRLGMPLIETVTYPDMKNPDEVKEACDYIRFLNRSTGKVRTGIGAARQDVNVSCTGGTRVELKGVSHTKWIPLLTHNECFRQWALLKIRDLLKNKVKQPKDWKMVSEPLKSLSGKLESPRVRELFSNGNKVMAVNLPGFQGILSHFTQPGKCFADDFSERLKVIACIERPNMTSSEALDPLLTDKDWDQVRTLLRSSEGDAQLVFWGPEADIKTGLETIDERCRLAFAGVPNETRKTFEDGTTIFERVLPGADRMYPDTDSKPIPLEDSRIEEIRKIVPSEVSDRYRQLKDWGVPEDCYTYLFVRNLYPVIEKIIKELGQDPKTVGGVFGHLLKNIEGHYKKSPDFTCDRIYDLYKYVVDGKLDGEIVKTMLPVVYQYPKMDFDSVLVNLEFKRFSREEIVSKVPFLKDKYKSIRTSKLPASEKHWIMGQLRKMAVGNIKLAELWTVIKS from the coding sequence ATGAGCTCAAAGTTAAATCCGCAGGATAACTACCGGGCCACCCTGGCCTCCACCGGCTATGTTCCGATCAGGGAGGCCACCCAGGCCACCTACGACGCCATCGGCTTCATGTCGGGGCTGGAGGTGCACCAGCAGCTGCTGACCGATCAGAAGCTGTTCTGCCGCTGCCCGGCCGGGCGGTTCCAGAAGTCAGACGACTACGATGCCGAGATAGTCCGCCACATGCGGCCCACCCTGTCGGAACTGGGGGAATACGACGGCACCGCCCTGATGGAATTCCGGACCCGGAAGAACATCGTCTACCGCATCAAGAGCCCCACCGCCTGTACCTACGAGGTGGACGACACCCCGCCCTTTCCCCTGAACCGCCAGGCGCTGGAGATCGCCATCGAGATCGCCCTGCTTTCCAAGCTGAACCTGGTGGGAGAGGTTCACATCGCCCGCAAGCAGTACCTGGACGGCAGCATCCCCACCGGGTTCCAGCGCACCGCCATCATCGGGGTGGAGGGCTCGATCCCGCTGAAGCACAAGAAGGTCCGCCTGATCCAGCTTTCGCTGGAGGAGGACTCCTGCCGCGAGGTCTCCGACATCGGCCACCTCCGGATCTACCGCACCGACCGGCTGGGGATGCCGCTGATAGAGACCGTGACCTATCCCGACATGAAGAATCCGGACGAGGTGAAGGAGGCCTGCGACTACATCCGCTTTTTGAACCGCAGCACCGGCAAGGTCCGCACCGGCATCGGGGCGGCCCGCCAGGATGTCAACGTCTCCTGCACCGGCGGCACCCGGGTGGAGCTGAAGGGGGTCTCCCACACCAAGTGGATACCGCTTTTGACCCACAACGAATGCTTCCGCCAGTGGGCCCTGCTGAAGATCCGGGATCTGCTCAAAAACAAGGTAAAACAGCCCAAGGATTGGAAGATGGTTTCCGAGCCGCTGAAATCCTTGTCCGGAAAGCTGGAGAGCCCCCGGGTCCGGGAGCTTTTCAGCAACGGGAACAAGGTGATGGCGGTGAACCTGCCGGGGTTCCAAGGCATCCTGTCGCATTTTACCCAGCCCGGCAAATGCTTCGCCGACGATTTCTCGGAACGACTGAAGGTGATCGCCTGCATCGAGAGACCGAACATGACCAGCTCCGAAGCCCTGGATCCGCTTCTTACCGACAAAGACTGGGACCAGGTCCGGACCCTGCTCCGCTCCTCAGAAGGCGACGCCCAGCTGGTCTTCTGGGGCCCGGAGGCGGACATCAAGACCGGGCTGGAGACCATTGACGAACGCTGCCGGCTGGCCTTTGCCGGGGTGCCCAACGAGACCAGAAAAACATTTGAGGACGGGACCACCATCTTCGAGCGGGTGCTGCCCGGGGCCGACCGGATGTACCCCGACACCGATTCCAAGCCGATCCCGCTGGAGGACTCCCGGATAGAGGAGATCAGGAAGATAGTGCCCAGCGAGGTGTCCGACCGCTACCGGCAGCTAAAGGACTGGGGCGTGCCGGAGGATTGCTACACTTACCTTTTCGTCCGGAATTTGTATCCGGTGATCGAGAAGATAATCAAAGAACTGGGGCAGGATCCCAAGACCGTGGGCGGAGTTTTCGGACATCTTTTGAAGAATATCGAGGGGCATTACAAAAAATCACCGGACTTCACTTGCGACCGCATCTACGATCTCTATAAATACGTGGTTGACGGCAAGCTGGATGGGGAGATAGTCAAAACCATGCTGCCGGTGGTGTACCAGTATCCCAAGATGGACTTTGACTCGGTGCTGGTGAACCTTGAATTCAAGCGGTTCTCCAGGGAAGAGATAGTTTCCAAGGTACCATTCCTTAAGGATAAGTACAAGAGCATCAGGACCTCGAAACTTCCGGCATCAGAAAAACACTGGATCATGGGGCAGTTGAGGAAGATGGCAGTAGGCAACATCAAACTGGCAGAACTTTGGACGGTGATCAAAAGTTGA
- the gatD gene encoding Glu-tRNA(Gln) amidotransferase subunit GatD, whose translation MTDDIFQGYKGGGLEVLKKYNVRVWGQAEVLTSRGPFKGTVLPRADQDDDQHIVLKIATGYNVGIDIKTITGMTETGYKKANYKIPEKEFPVTQGLPRVKLLGTGGTIASRLDYRTGAVIPAFTPGELYGAVPELADICNLSTEKLFAVFSENMGPEQYKKLAVAIGKEIENGIDGIVIGHGTDTLHYTAAALTYMVQNPPVPIVLVGSQRSSDRPSSDAALNLMHATTAAGHGDIAEVMVCMFGPTSDEYGFLHRGTRVRKMHSSYRSTFRTIGDTPLATVTRQGVKPIKQDYHPRRKDRNVKIMPYFEEKVGMIYYYTNMQPDMIDSMVDNGYKGIIIIGTGLGHVNKPLYPAIERAVKKGVAIYMTVQTLWGYVHMFVYDTGRDLMAQGVVPAQNMLPEAAYIKLGWALGQTSDMEKVREIMMTPINDETTPREPYNGYLIYQGGVPEVEEFIKKVHK comes from the coding sequence ATGACAGACGACATCTTCCAAGGCTACAAAGGCGGGGGGCTGGAGGTCCTCAAGAAATACAACGTCCGGGTGTGGGGCCAGGCCGAGGTGCTCACCAGCCGCGGGCCTTTCAAGGGAACGGTGCTGCCCCGGGCCGACCAGGACGACGACCAGCACATCGTGCTGAAGATCGCCACCGGCTACAACGTGGGCATCGACATCAAGACCATCACCGGGATGACCGAGACCGGCTACAAGAAGGCCAACTACAAGATCCCGGAGAAGGAATTCCCGGTCACCCAGGGCCTGCCCAGGGTCAAACTGCTGGGGACCGGGGGCACCATCGCCAGCCGGCTGGACTACCGCACCGGGGCGGTGATCCCGGCCTTTACCCCGGGCGAGCTCTACGGCGCGGTGCCGGAGCTGGCCGACATCTGCAACCTGAGCACCGAAAAACTGTTCGCGGTCTTTTCCGAGAACATGGGGCCGGAGCAGTACAAGAAGCTGGCGGTGGCCATCGGCAAGGAGATAGAGAACGGGATCGACGGCATCGTGATCGGCCACGGCACCGACACCCTGCACTACACCGCGGCCGCCCTGACCTACATGGTTCAGAACCCGCCGGTGCCCATCGTTTTGGTAGGCTCCCAGCGCTCCTCCGACCGCCCCAGCTCCGACGCCGCCCTGAACCTGATGCACGCCACCACCGCCGCCGGGCACGGGGACATCGCCGAGGTTATGGTCTGCATGTTCGGCCCCACTTCGGACGAATACGGCTTTTTGCACCGGGGCACCCGGGTCCGCAAGATGCATTCCTCCTACCGTTCAACCTTCCGCACCATCGGGGACACCCCGCTGGCCACCGTCACCCGCCAGGGGGTCAAGCCCATCAAGCAGGATTACCATCCCCGGCGCAAGGACCGGAACGTAAAGATCATGCCCTACTTCGAGGAGAAGGTGGGGATGATCTACTATTACACCAACATGCAGCCGGACATGATAGATTCCATGGTGGACAACGGCTACAAGGGGATCATTATCATCGGCACCGGGCTGGGGCACGTCAACAAGCCGCTGTACCCGGCCATCGAGCGGGCGGTGAAAAAAGGCGTAGCCATTTACATGACGGTCCAGACCCTGTGGGGCTATGTCCACATGTTCGTCTACGACACCGGGCGCGACCTGATGGCCCAGGGGGTGGTGCCGGCCCAGAACATGCTGCCCGAGGCGGCCTACATCAAGCTGGGCTGGGCGCTGGGGCAGACCTCGGACATGGAGAAGGTCCGGGAGATAATGATGACGCCCATCAACGACGAGACCACGCCCCGGGAGCCCTATAACGGGTATTTGATCTACCAGGGCGGGGTGCCCGAGGTGGAGGAGTTCATCAAAAAAGTGCACAAGTAA
- a CDS encoding transposase has translation MNNVCLPANKTKHHRRSIRLPEYDYSLEGAYYITMCTQGRKCLFGDIIDGCMVLNPYGEIVRQELLRTPEIRREITLGEWVIMPNHVHVIVLINDHYDNVGATGRSPLPCRAKPCGPKPHSLAAFIAGFKSGAAKRINEIRKTTGCPVWQRNYFEHVIRREKAYDRIRQYIIENPLYWALDDENPQRLNKCQNNSPKNNLN, from the coding sequence ATGAATAACGTTTGTTTGCCTGCCAACAAAACAAAACACCACCGGCGCTCCATCCGTCTGCCGGAATACGATTATTCCCTGGAAGGGGCGTATTACATTACAATGTGTACCCAGGGGAGAAAATGTTTGTTTGGTGATATTATCGATGGATGCATGGTATTGAATCCCTATGGAGAAATTGTTAGACAGGAACTATTGCGGACCCCGGAAATCCGCCGGGAAATAACATTGGGTGAATGGGTGATAATGCCCAATCACGTTCATGTCATCGTATTGATAAATGATCATTATGACAATGTAGGGGCGACCGGCCGGTCGCCCCTACCGTGCCGGGCCAAACCCTGTGGACCCAAACCCCATTCGTTGGCAGCATTCATTGCCGGGTTTAAATCGGGGGCCGCCAAACGGATAAATGAAATACGTAAAACAACAGGATGCCCTGTCTGGCAGAGGAATTATTTCGAACACGTCATTCGCAGGGAAAAGGCCTACGACAGGATCAGGCAATACATCATCGAAAACCCTTTGTACTGGGCTCTGGACGACGAAAATCCTCAAAGATTGAATAAATGCCAAAACAACAGCCCGAAAAACAATCTAAATTAA
- a CDS encoding tetratricopeptide repeat protein, giving the protein MSLLLLDSWHPYAWLAAAGFALYAQTLFFGLSGYDDTLLITKHFYLIKDITKVPAAFLNDVAWGQSQQFYRPVLTLSFMFNAILGGKNVWFYHLTNVLMHLGSILLVFWLLKKLTGERGSSFALALLFAAHPALSLAVAWLPGRNDPLLGLFVFSSLAALISNRESNKWQWYILHLFLFLGALFTKETSTAIPAVFIVFLWLVYGKQKAKPYIYLAAGWLACLAGYFSLRLSVLPRVPPVMNTASENALGLLGYIGKLIFPANLSVMPMPQDTHWFFGTTALVLFIALFALKGIRSKRIFLAGLVWFAVFLVPTVFRITDFANMLEHRLYVPFLGLLLMVSQAEAIYHYKKTFLSLAAVLFIVFSLFSVWHSRDFKDPWSFWQNAVKTSPHCSLAHRSLGMMYLNQKDPAGAAARFQAGLRYDPQNPGLLNGLALSYLDMGKGELAIQLFKEAIKTDPGNPFSHDNLGTAWLKAGNTAEAGREYRQAFLLKPDDPMIMLNCSYAHYLLKDIDSAGYYYELALRNGLTRDAGIEKRLKESGGAK; this is encoded by the coding sequence ATGTCCCTGCTGCTCCTGGATAGCTGGCATCCCTATGCCTGGCTGGCGGCGGCGGGCTTTGCGCTGTACGCCCAGACCCTGTTCTTCGGTCTGAGCGGCTACGACGACACCCTGCTGATCACCAAACATTTTTACCTGATAAAGGACATCACCAAGGTCCCGGCAGCCTTCCTGAACGACGTAGCCTGGGGCCAAAGCCAGCAGTTCTACCGGCCGGTGCTGACCCTGTCCTTCATGTTCAACGCCATCCTGGGCGGAAAGAACGTCTGGTTCTACCACCTGACCAATGTCCTGATGCACCTGGGTTCCATCCTGCTGGTATTCTGGCTACTCAAAAAACTGACCGGGGAGCGCGGTTCTTCTTTTGCCCTGGCGCTGCTTTTTGCCGCCCATCCGGCCCTTTCCCTGGCCGTGGCCTGGCTGCCGGGGCGCAACGACCCCCTGCTGGGGCTTTTCGTCTTTAGCTCGCTGGCGGCTTTGATCAGTAACCGGGAAAGTAACAAATGGCAGTGGTACATCCTGCACCTTTTCCTGTTTCTGGGCGCATTGTTCACCAAGGAGACCTCGACGGCCATCCCGGCGGTTTTCATCGTGTTTCTTTGGCTGGTCTATGGCAAGCAGAAGGCAAAACCATACATTTATCTGGCCGCCGGCTGGCTGGCCTGTCTGGCCGGGTATTTCAGCTTAAGGCTCTCGGTGCTGCCCCGGGTGCCCCCGGTGATGAACACCGCCTCCGAGAACGCGCTGGGACTGCTGGGTTACATCGGCAAGCTGATATTTCCTGCAAATCTTTCGGTTATGCCCATGCCCCAGGATACCCACTGGTTCTTTGGAACGACGGCCCTGGTTTTGTTCATCGCCCTGTTCGCGCTGAAAGGCATCCGGAGCAAGAGGATATTCCTGGCCGGGCTGGTCTGGTTCGCGGTGTTCCTGGTCCCCACCGTCTTCAGGATCACAGATTTTGCCAACATGCTGGAACACAGGCTGTACGTGCCTTTCCTGGGCTTGCTGCTGATGGTGTCCCAGGCGGAAGCAATTTACCATTACAAAAAAACCTTTTTGTCCTTGGCCGCCGTACTTTTCATAGTCTTCAGTTTATTCTCCGTCTGGCACAGCCGGGACTTTAAGGACCCGTGGTCCTTCTGGCAGAACGCGGTGAAGACCTCGCCGCACTGTTCGCTGGCCCATCGGTCACTGGGAATGATGTACCTTAACCAGAAGGATCCGGCCGGGGCGGCTGCCCGGTTCCAGGCGGGCTTAAGATACGACCCCCAAAACCCCGGGTTGTTGAACGGCCTGGCGCTGTCTTATTTGGACATGGGAAAGGGCGAACTTGCTATACAGTTATTCAAGGAAGCTATAAAGACAGATCCCGGCAATCCCTTCAGCCACGACAATCTGGGCACCGCCTGGCTTAAGGCCGGGAACACGGCGGAAGCCGGGAGGGAATACCGGCAGGCGTTCCTGCTAAAACCCGATGATCCGATGATAATGCTCAACTGTTCGTATGCCCATTATCTGCTGAAGGACATTGATTCGGCGGGGTATTATTACGAATTGGCTTTGAGGAACGGGCTGACCAGGGATGCGGGGATAGAGAAAAGGTTGAAAGAATCTGGCGGTGCAAAATAA
- a CDS encoding GAF domain-containing protein, whose amino-acid sequence MPPARKKSGLLPARPARAALLPTAKSELSSLKMKLKVLQRVNEIAASTFDVQPLLDRAMDLVTEIAPSEAGSLLLLSSDRTYLKFSIVKGPAAHKLEGLEIPIGQGIAGWVAKTGIPLTVNDVQNEPKWKKEIADNVEFPTRSILCVPLKSRAEVIGVVELINKLRGEDYNDDDLEIIELLGAHLSTLIENSRLYSEAREKVERITAMAETSALISSSLDVKRVLETVMTVAKDVIDAEASSIFLYDEEKHEFFFEIATGDAGDAVKQIRVPWGKGMVGWAAEHMQTLLVPDVTKDPRFYSKVDEKSKFQTRNAITVPLKPKNKLIGVAQVLNKKGGLFTREDVELFETLARQAAVAIENASLYTDLQELFLNSIRTVVSLIDAKDDYTAGHSSRVTKYSMMIADQLGFSPEDRKRLELAALLHDVGKIGMPDAILKKPSGLTPEEFAIVKDHPNTGAEALEPIKQMKDIIPGVRHHHEKLDGRGYPAGLAGDQVPMDAQIICVGDSYDAMNSDRPYRKGLGMEESVKRLRQDSGTQFNPALVEAFVKALEKEAKK is encoded by the coding sequence ATGCCGCCAGCCAGGAAAAAGTCAGGGCTTTTGCCGGCCCGGCCCGCCAGGGCCGCCCTGCTGCCCACCGCCAAGAGCGAGCTCTCCAGCCTTAAGATGAAGCTCAAGGTGCTGCAAAGGGTCAACGAGATCGCCGCCAGCACCTTCGACGTCCAGCCGCTGCTGGACCGGGCCATGGACCTGGTGACCGAGATCGCGCCTTCCGAGGCCGGCTCTTTGCTGTTGCTGTCCTCCGACCGCACCTATCTGAAATTCTCCATCGTCAAGGGACCGGCCGCCCACAAGCTGGAGGGGCTGGAGATACCAATAGGGCAGGGCATCGCCGGCTGGGTGGCCAAGACCGGGATCCCGCTGACGGTCAACGACGTCCAGAACGAGCCCAAGTGGAAGAAGGAGATCGCCGACAACGTGGAGTTCCCCACCCGGAGCATCCTCTGCGTGCCCCTGAAATCCAGGGCCGAGGTCATCGGGGTGGTGGAGTTGATCAACAAGCTTAGGGGCGAGGACTACAACGACGACGACCTGGAGATCATAGAACTCCTGGGAGCCCACCTTTCCACTTTGATCGAGAACAGCCGGCTCTATTCCGAGGCCCGGGAGAAGGTGGAGAGGATCACCGCCATGGCCGAGACCAGCGCCCTGATCTCCTCCTCGCTGGACGTCAAACGGGTGCTGGAGACTGTGATGACGGTGGCCAAGGACGTGATAGACGCCGAGGCCTCCTCGATATTCTTATACGACGAGGAGAAGCACGAGTTCTTCTTTGAGATCGCCACCGGCGACGCCGGCGATGCGGTCAAGCAGATCCGCGTTCCCTGGGGCAAGGGGATGGTGGGCTGGGCGGCCGAGCACATGCAGACCCTGCTGGTCCCCGACGTCACCAAGGACCCCCGGTTCTATTCCAAGGTGGACGAGAAATCAAAATTCCAGACCCGCAACGCCATCACCGTTCCCTTAAAGCCCAAGAACAAGCTGATCGGGGTGGCCCAGGTGCTTAACAAGAAGGGCGGGCTGTTCACCCGCGAGGACGTGGAGCTGTTCGAGACTTTGGCCCGCCAGGCGGCGGTGGCCATCGAGAACGCCAGCCTGTACACCGACCTCCAGGAGCTGTTCCTGAACTCCATCCGGACCGTGGTCAGCCTGATCGACGCCAAGGACGACTACACCGCCGGCCACTCCTCCCGGGTCACCAAGTATTCCATGATGATCGCCGACCAGCTGGGCTTTTCCCCCGAGGACCGCAAGCGGCTGGAGCTGGCGGCCCTCCTCCACGACGTGGGCAAGATCGGGATGCCGGACGCCATTCTCAAGAAGCCGTCGGGCCTGACCCCGGAGGAGTTCGCCATCGTCAAGGACCACCCCAACACGGGGGCCGAGGCCCTGGAGCCCATCAAGCAGATGAAGGACATCATCCCCGGGGTGCGCCACCACCACGAGAAGCTGGACGGACGGGGCTACCCGGCCGGGCTGGCCGGCGACCAGGTGCCAATGGACGCCCAGATCATCTGCGTGGGGGATTCCTACGACGCCATGAACTCCGACCGTCCCTACCGCAAGGGTTTGGGGATGGAGGAATCGGTCAAACGCCTGCGCCAGGACAGCGGGACCCAGTTCAACCCGGCCCTGGTGGAGGCCTTCGTCAAAGCTTTGGAGAAGGAGGCTAAGAAATGA
- a CDS encoding CHASE2 domain-containing protein: protein MSEANRSKKSVGALVGIGVVAAVLAISYLVPGLFQGMESKSYDLRYRLRVGQTNEQDIEDVVIVDIDDASLYQLGRFQNWPRLYHAKVADYLAQGGAAAVAFDIFFVESDSLKPEMVQLYQDAKGEQIKEKLLQSKPFKPAAENTQELISAVLESWGYDQDFGAATAQAGIAYFPFYFTTGKLKDSSDITARNWSYALPPAVTEKYQYIKSQSDLYQVGQMTAPIPVLLGSARGTGYYNIEPDDDGVARRQPFFLALGDRSYPSMDFQIVLDKLGIKKEEVTVELGKYIKAGDKLKVPVDKDGRTLITYFGQFKKFRYISYSDVLTEQVPAEYFKDKIVIVGATAAGLMDLRVVPFSNVFPGPEIHANIMQTLLTGKFVQVVPWHIQLIILVLIGLLTVFVSLRFKPLVAGLVLFGMVVAYFVTATVMFDKSLIWVEMVRPLAVVLFTNMAILGYRYLTEEKQKVWIKNMFQGYMSKDLVDKIMANPEMLLMGGDKKEVTVFFSDIKGFSSFSEKLGTPERLIALINEYLGAMSDVVLEYGGYISKYEGDAIMAFWGAPTEDPKHAETCIKCVWAMNQRLQILNADLAKRSMPNLFTRFGINTGLVTVGNVGSEKKKSYTAMGDSINLGSRLEGANKEYGTAIMMSEFTYAKVQGLYPVRELDMLRVVGKEQPVRVYELLGISEADVSEKKKKAVEIYLKGLELYRSKQWDQAEAVFRQALEVDPEDGPSKAYIDRCEDFKVLPPPENWDGVFVMKTK from the coding sequence ATGAGCGAGGCCAATCGCAGCAAAAAATCAGTGGGGGCCCTGGTGGGGATCGGGGTGGTGGCCGCGGTGCTGGCCATCTCCTATCTGGTGCCGGGGTTGTTCCAGGGGATGGAGAGCAAAAGCTATGATCTGCGCTACCGCCTGCGGGTGGGACAGACCAACGAGCAGGACATTGAGGACGTGGTGATCGTGGACATAGACGACGCCTCGCTTTACCAACTGGGCCGGTTCCAAAACTGGCCCCGGCTGTACCACGCCAAGGTGGCCGATTACCTGGCCCAGGGCGGGGCGGCGGCGGTGGCCTTCGACATCTTCTTTGTGGAGAGCGACAGCCTGAAGCCGGAGATGGTCCAGCTGTATCAGGACGCCAAGGGGGAACAGATCAAGGAAAAACTTTTACAGAGCAAACCCTTTAAGCCAGCGGCCGAAAATACCCAGGAGCTGATCAGTGCTGTGCTGGAGAGCTGGGGTTACGACCAGGATTTCGGGGCGGCCACCGCCCAGGCGGGTATAGCCTACTTCCCGTTCTATTTCACCACCGGCAAACTTAAGGACAGCTCGGACATTACGGCCAGGAACTGGTCTTACGCACTGCCTCCGGCGGTTACCGAAAAATACCAGTACATCAAATCTCAAAGCGACCTTTACCAGGTGGGGCAGATGACCGCGCCGATACCGGTTCTGCTGGGGTCGGCCCGGGGAACGGGATACTACAACATCGAGCCCGATGACGACGGGGTGGCAAGGCGGCAGCCATTTTTCCTGGCCCTGGGCGACCGCTCTTACCCTTCGATGGACTTTCAGATAGTGCTGGACAAACTGGGGATCAAAAAGGAAGAGGTGACGGTGGAACTGGGCAAGTATATCAAGGCCGGGGATAAGCTGAAAGTCCCGGTGGATAAGGATGGGCGGACCCTGATCACCTATTTCGGACAGTTTAAGAAATTCCGCTACATCTCTTATTCTGACGTGCTGACCGAGCAGGTGCCGGCCGAGTATTTTAAGGACAAGATAGTGATCGTCGGCGCAACTGCCGCCGGTCTGATGGACCTGCGGGTGGTGCCGTTCTCCAACGTCTTTCCCGGTCCGGAGATCCATGCCAACATCATGCAGACCCTGTTGACCGGAAAATTCGTTCAAGTTGTTCCCTGGCACATCCAGCTGATCATCCTGGTTCTGATCGGGCTACTGACGGTGTTCGTCTCCCTGCGCTTCAAACCGCTGGTGGCTGGATTGGTCCTGTTCGGGATGGTGGTGGCCTATTTCGTCACCGCCACCGTGATGTTCGACAAATCGCTGATATGGGTGGAGATGGTGAGGCCCCTAGCAGTGGTGCTGTTCACCAACATGGCCATCCTGGGCTACCGTTACCTGACCGAGGAAAAACAGAAGGTCTGGATAAAGAACATGTTCCAGGGCTACATGTCAAAGGACCTGGTGGACAAGATCATGGCCAACCCCGAGATGCTGCTGATGGGCGGCGACAAAAAAGAGGTCACCGTTTTTTTCTCCGACATCAAGGGTTTCTCAAGCTTCTCCGAGAAACTGGGAACGCCGGAACGGTTGATCGCCCTGATCAACGAATACCTGGGAGCCATGTCCGACGTGGTGCTGGAATACGGCGGGTACATCAGCAAATACGAGGGCGACGCCATCATGGCATTCTGGGGCGCCCCCACCGAAGATCCCAAGCACGCCGAGACCTGCATCAAGTGCGTTTGGGCCATGAACCAGCGGCTGCAGATACTGAACGCCGACCTGGCCAAACGCAGCATGCCCAACCTGTTCACACGGTTCGGCATCAACACCGGCCTGGTGACGGTGGGCAACGTGGGCTCGGAAAAGAAGAAGAGCTACACCGCCATGGGCGACTCCATCAACCTGGGCTCGCGGCTGGAGGGAGCCAACAAGGAATACGGCACGGCCATCATGATGTCCGAATTCACCTACGCCAAGGTCCAGGGCCTGTACCCGGTGCGGGAACTGGACATGCTGAGGGTGGTGGGCAAGGAACAGCCGGTAAGGGTCTACGAACTGCTGGGAATTTCCGAGGCCGATGTCAGCGAAAAGAAAAAAAAGGCGGTGGAGATCTACCTGAAGGGCCTGGAGCTCTATCGTTCCAAGCAGTGGGACCAGGCCGAGGCCGTCTTCCGGCAGGCCTTGGAAGTGGACCCCGAAGACGGGCCCAGCAAGGCTTACATCGACCGTTGCGAGGACTTCAAGGTGCTGCCGCCGCCGGAGAACTGGGACGGCGTGTTCGTGATGAAGACGAAATAA